Proteins encoded together in one Desulfosporosinus meridiei DSM 13257 window:
- a CDS encoding anaerobic glycerol-3-phosphate dehydrogenase subunit C → MEKLDSVKNLDACIKCSACTSQCPVATVQPLFSGPKSVGPDAERFRLEGIDIDPQCLSYCSNCKTCEVTCPSGVKITEIILRAREKASLAGQKSGTTRLQVRDLVLGRAEYLGRLGTIWPGLTNGLLKVSGVRVLMEQTLGISRRAPLPPYQAKFKGIRNNKLVPNHRLSKAVVFFPGCFINYNDSLTGQAVIKVLEHNGYDVIIPNFHCCGVPLQANGKFNEARGNAKKNLALMNPYLQSGVPVITGCTSCGLALKEEYPNLEVSGSELIGRQAYDLFEFLWLLHEEGGLKQDFQEIPVSLGYHAPCHLKAQGIGTPVVRLLRLIPGVRVLDLDTGCCGLSGSYGYKQEKYDIARQIGEPLFRRVQVGVRIGEFQSMATECGGCQVQIEHGSGIATKHPIWVFMQAYGLD, encoded by the coding sequence ATGGAAAAACTGGATTCCGTTAAAAATCTAGATGCCTGTATTAAGTGCAGCGCCTGTACCTCCCAATGCCCTGTGGCGACGGTGCAGCCCCTTTTTTCAGGGCCCAAAAGTGTGGGGCCTGATGCAGAGCGTTTCCGGCTGGAGGGTATTGACATAGATCCCCAGTGTTTGAGCTACTGCTCGAATTGCAAAACCTGTGAAGTGACCTGCCCTTCCGGAGTTAAAATTACAGAAATTATTTTAAGAGCGCGAGAGAAGGCCTCTTTGGCCGGTCAAAAAAGCGGGACAACCCGACTGCAGGTTCGTGACCTTGTTTTAGGCAGAGCAGAGTACCTAGGACGCCTAGGAACGATCTGGCCGGGGCTTACTAATGGCTTACTAAAAGTATCTGGAGTGAGAGTCTTAATGGAGCAAACTCTGGGAATTAGTCGAAGGGCCCCGTTGCCGCCGTATCAGGCAAAATTTAAAGGGATAAGGAATAATAAGCTCGTGCCAAACCATAGGCTATCAAAAGCAGTGGTTTTCTTTCCCGGGTGTTTTATTAACTACAATGACAGTTTGACAGGGCAGGCCGTGATTAAAGTCTTAGAACACAATGGGTATGATGTGATCATACCTAACTTTCATTGTTGTGGAGTGCCTCTGCAGGCTAATGGTAAGTTTAACGAAGCTAGGGGAAATGCCAAAAAAAACTTGGCTCTCATGAATCCGTATTTGCAATCAGGGGTACCTGTTATTACTGGCTGTACGAGCTGCGGCTTAGCGTTAAAGGAGGAATATCCTAATTTAGAGGTTTCAGGGTCAGAACTCATAGGCCGTCAAGCTTATGATCTTTTTGAGTTTTTGTGGCTGCTGCACGAGGAAGGAGGATTAAAGCAAGACTTTCAAGAGATTCCTGTGTCCCTGGGCTATCATGCTCCCTGTCATTTGAAGGCGCAAGGAATTGGAACCCCCGTTGTTCGCCTATTGCGTTTGATTCCGGGGGTACGGGTGTTGGATTTAGACACTGGATGTTGTGGTTTATCCGGCAGTTATGGATACAAACAGGAGAAGTATGATATAGCCAGGCAAATTGGAGAACCTTTGTTTCGGCGAGTTCAAGTGGGTGTTCGTATTGGGGAGTTTCAAAGTATGGCAACGGAATGTGGAGGATGCCAGGTTCAAATCGAGCATGGTTCGGGGATTGCAACGAAGCATCCGATTTGGGTGTTTATGCAAGCTTATGGATTGGATTAA
- the glpB gene encoding anaerobic glycerol-3-phosphate dehydrogenase subunit GlpB, which yields MWDGIIIGGGLAGLLAGIRAAERGKKVLIVSEGVGSLTYSSGVIDLGDVERLMNQKSHPYALLGEKVVRSAAEYFQTLFPDYSGNWREPQFVLTPLGTPRKAGLIPRGLNTQALTETHKIILMALEGMKDFFPEVARSNLLKAYPQAEVVLHPFRVEGFEAWYTLGKSITGMDCGKYWRTASGIETLKGVWKSLDSFEPDKAVVIFPGLTSVFSQLLREVQFNLPFSVIEMTAFPPSAGGHYLYRGLVEKFKALGGELLVGSGVKKVELKGKQCHKIIVNSKGKDSEFSARVFVLATGGIFGGGIEVTLEAAKEMVFGLPPFVPSGWTNSEFLGEQPYARMGVETDNQLRPIDFASKEVLLENVRVIGRMLAHWDPWVEHCGGGVSLASGWFAGEQI from the coding sequence GTGTGGGATGGCATTATTATTGGCGGGGGTTTAGCCGGCCTTTTAGCAGGAATACGGGCTGCTGAAAGAGGCAAAAAGGTATTGATTGTTTCTGAAGGGGTTGGAAGCTTGACCTATAGTTCCGGCGTAATCGATTTGGGGGATGTAGAGAGACTCATGAATCAGAAAAGTCATCCTTATGCTTTATTGGGAGAAAAGGTGGTTCGCAGCGCTGCAGAATATTTTCAAACTCTCTTTCCGGATTATTCAGGAAATTGGAGGGAGCCGCAGTTTGTTTTGACCCCTTTGGGAACCCCCAGAAAGGCGGGACTTATTCCTCGCGGGTTGAACACCCAAGCTCTCACGGAAACTCATAAAATTATCCTAATGGCTCTTGAAGGAATGAAGGACTTTTTCCCGGAGGTTGCCAGAAGTAACTTGTTAAAGGCTTATCCTCAAGCAGAGGTAGTGCTGCATCCCTTTCGAGTAGAGGGATTTGAAGCCTGGTATACTCTCGGAAAATCAATCACAGGGATGGACTGTGGGAAGTATTGGCGTACTGCTTCCGGGATCGAGACTCTGAAGGGTGTCTGGAAGTCCCTGGACTCATTTGAACCGGACAAAGCAGTGGTTATTTTTCCGGGACTGACAAGTGTATTTTCCCAACTATTAAGAGAGGTTCAGTTCAATTTGCCCTTTTCGGTGATAGAAATGACTGCCTTCCCGCCGTCTGCCGGCGGACATTATCTTTACCGGGGGTTAGTCGAAAAATTTAAGGCTTTAGGTGGAGAATTACTAGTGGGCTCAGGTGTCAAGAAGGTTGAGCTTAAGGGTAAGCAGTGTCATAAAATTATTGTGAACAGTAAAGGGAAGGATTCGGAGTTTTCCGCTCGTGTTTTTGTGCTGGCCACTGGTGGGATATTTGGGGGGGGGATTGAGGTGACCCTTGAAGCAGCTAAAGAGATGGTGTTTGGGTTGCCGCCATTTGTGCCATCAGGATGGACAAATTCAGAGTTTTTAGGAGAACAGCCTTATGCCCGGATGGGGGTTGAAACCGATAATCAGCTGCGGCCCATTGATTTCGCTTCTAAAGAAGTCCTTTTAGAAAATGTTCGGGTTATCGGTCGTATGCTGGCCCATTGGGATCCGTGGGTGGAGCACTGCGGAGGAGGAGTCTCTCTGGCCTCAGGATGGTTCGCGGGAGAGCAGATATAG
- the glpA gene encoding anaerobic glycerol-3-phosphate dehydrogenase subunit GlpA — protein sequence MQEYKVVIVGGGATGVGILRDLSMRGISALLLEQGDLAHGTSSRFHGLLHSGARYAVKDPLSAAECISENIILKKIAAHCISDTGGWFVQSDEDDPDYVEQWIRGCAKAGIPLREISLSEAYWKEPLLKRNILRVFEVPDATVDGFKLVWANAKSAKRYGGDYKTYHRVERIILENKRIVGVAAKNLLNEEELLIGCQVVVNAGGAWASEIAGSIGVHLDVICDKGTLLAFNQRLFQRVINRLHPPSDGDIFVPHETITILGTTSEIVGSPRENQPKEEEIRRLLMTGEELLPKIVERRVIRAFAGVRPLHREDSEVSGKMDEGREVSRNFALIDHEIHDQVQGLISIVGGKFTTYRLMAEKVTDWVAKRFGNLRPCSTAQEKLLPEISDDLKKRALQLLPCAAAEKMLKRLGEEAGAVLLEIQNDPRKGQMLCECEMVSVAEVEKVALDADAHHLADIRRKTRLGMGTCQGAFCTYRALPLLGLEYAKFDPLQDELKRFINQRWKGIRPILWGQQLRETELTRAIYTSILQLSEIRDI from the coding sequence ATGCAGGAGTATAAGGTTGTAATTGTCGGTGGTGGCGCGACGGGAGTAGGGATTTTGCGGGATTTGAGTATGCGAGGAATTTCTGCACTATTACTGGAGCAAGGGGACTTAGCCCACGGAACTAGCTCCCGTTTTCATGGCTTATTACACAGTGGAGCACGTTATGCCGTTAAGGATCCGCTGTCTGCTGCGGAGTGTATCTCTGAGAATATTATCCTTAAAAAGATAGCGGCCCACTGCATTTCGGATACGGGAGGGTGGTTTGTGCAATCTGATGAGGATGATCCCGACTATGTAGAGCAGTGGATTAGAGGATGTGCCAAGGCTGGGATTCCCCTGCGAGAAATATCTTTGTCAGAGGCCTATTGGAAAGAGCCCTTGCTGAAGAGGAATATTTTAAGAGTTTTCGAAGTGCCCGATGCTACAGTAGATGGATTTAAGCTTGTTTGGGCCAATGCCAAATCGGCAAAACGTTACGGAGGAGACTATAAGACCTATCACCGGGTGGAAAGGATTATTCTGGAAAACAAGCGGATTGTAGGGGTAGCCGCCAAGAATCTTTTAAATGAGGAAGAATTATTAATTGGCTGTCAAGTGGTAGTCAATGCAGGCGGGGCCTGGGCTTCAGAGATAGCTGGTTCAATCGGTGTCCACTTAGACGTGATCTGTGACAAGGGGACTTTGTTGGCCTTCAATCAGCGGCTCTTTCAACGCGTGATCAATCGCTTGCATCCACCTAGTGATGGGGATATTTTTGTTCCTCATGAAACTATAACAATTTTAGGTACAACCTCGGAAATAGTAGGTTCCCCAAGGGAGAATCAGCCTAAGGAGGAAGAAATCAGACGTTTATTAATGACGGGAGAGGAACTGCTTCCTAAGATTGTGGAGCGAAGAGTAATACGGGCCTTTGCCGGTGTACGCCCTCTTCATCGTGAAGATAGTGAAGTTTCAGGAAAGATGGATGAGGGGCGAGAGGTCAGCAGAAACTTCGCGCTCATTGATCATGAAATCCATGATCAGGTGCAAGGGCTGATCAGTATTGTCGGAGGGAAGTTTACCACCTATCGTTTGATGGCTGAGAAGGTTACAGATTGGGTGGCGAAACGGTTCGGAAATCTAAGGCCCTGCTCTACTGCTCAGGAGAAATTACTACCAGAGATTTCAGATGATCTAAAAAAACGGGCCCTCCAACTTTTGCCCTGTGCAGCAGCCGAGAAGATGCTTAAGCGGCTTGGAGAGGAGGCTGGGGCAGTGTTATTAGAAATCCAAAATGACCCCCGCAAAGGGCAGATGCTTTGTGAGTGTGAAATGGTATCTGTTGCAGAGGTTGAAAAGGTGGCCTTGGATGCCGACGCTCACCACTTGGCGGACATAAGGCGGAAGACCAGACTGGGAATGGGAACATGCCAGGGAGCTTTCTGTACCTATCGTGCTTTGCCGCTGTTGGGATTGGAATATGCTAAATTTGATCCCTTACAGGATGAATTAAAACGATTTATCAATCAACGTTGGAAGGGAATACGGCCGATTCTTTGGGGTCAGCAATTGCGTGAAACAGAGTTAACCCGGGCCATCTATACAAGCATACTTCAGCTCAGTGAGATCAGGGATATTTGA
- a CDS encoding ABC transporter ATP-binding protein yields MSYVQVVNIDKSFQGRQVLKGIELEIEKGEFVTLLGPSGCGKTTLLRIVAGLERGDGGKVIVNGREIIEGQNKKEQNIGMVFQSYALFPNMTAFENIAFGLKIKKLPTQDIRKQVEEIMDILSISGKENNYPHQMSGGQQQRVALARALVVKPDLLLLDEPLSAVDAKVRESARILIRDVQKQMGITTIFVTHDQLEALVMSDRIVVINAGEVMQYGTPEEIYHRPANKFVAQFIGTYNFLPSSLVGIGDKETEICIRPEHILLVSKDQFPQIGDSERIKLYGTLENFYILGNTARAEVLVQGRIIIVDHLNRFEGPKFALKEEVGLLIDKKVCTILGR; encoded by the coding sequence GTGAGCTATGTTCAGGTCGTCAACATTGATAAGAGTTTTCAGGGCCGTCAGGTCTTGAAAGGAATTGAACTGGAAATCGAAAAAGGGGAATTTGTCACGCTATTAGGGCCCAGTGGATGCGGAAAAACAACCCTCCTTAGAATCGTTGCTGGCTTAGAACGTGGCGATGGCGGAAAAGTTATTGTTAATGGTCGGGAAATTATTGAAGGGCAGAACAAGAAGGAACAGAATATTGGTATGGTTTTTCAGTCATATGCCCTTTTTCCTAACATGACGGCCTTTGAAAATATTGCCTTTGGGCTTAAAATTAAAAAGTTACCTACCCAAGATATCAGAAAACAAGTCGAAGAAATTATGGATATTCTCAGTATTTCAGGTAAGGAAAACAACTATCCCCACCAAATGTCGGGAGGACAGCAACAAAGGGTAGCCTTGGCTCGAGCTCTGGTGGTTAAGCCAGATTTGTTGCTCTTAGATGAACCCTTGAGTGCCGTTGATGCCAAGGTAAGGGAGAGCGCTAGAATCCTGATTCGGGATGTGCAAAAGCAGATGGGAATTACTACGATTTTTGTGACCCATGATCAATTAGAAGCCTTAGTTATGTCAGACCGAATCGTAGTTATCAACGCCGGGGAAGTCATGCAGTATGGTACCCCTGAAGAAATTTATCACAGGCCTGCTAATAAATTTGTGGCTCAATTTATAGGAACCTATAACTTCCTGCCCAGTTCCCTAGTTGGTATAGGAGATAAGGAAACTGAAATCTGTATTCGACCTGAGCATATTTTGTTAGTTAGCAAAGATCAATTCCCTCAAATTGGGGACTCAGAGAGGATAAAGCTATACGGAACCTTAGAGAATTTTTATATCTTAGGCAATACTGCCAGGGCTGAGGTACTTGTTCAAGGCAGAATAATTATAGTTGATCATCTTAATCGTTTTGAGGGCCCAAAGTTCGCTTTAAAAGAAGAAGTTGGATTGTTGATTGATAAAAAGGTATGTACGATTCTTGGCCGTTAA
- a CDS encoding ABC transporter permease — protein MKRGIMSKIVLGLIFVYLFFPIVATLLFSIATSWSTTILPEGYTLSYYKLLFSSPEFGHALLRTVNVSFATVILSIMIIIPSMYLAIVYYPSLEKLFEILSILPFAMPGVILAIGLIQMYSRGPLQITNTPWILIGSYFVLILPFMYQATKNSFRTINVKALTEAAIMLGCGKLETFIKIIFPNVLRGVISAALISVSVLFGEFVLANLLVGDNYETIQIYLYKLQKVDGHLANALVASYFMVILLMSLILIWLAFRRETKVRGQKTEAR, from the coding sequence ATGAAACGAGGGATAATGTCTAAAATAGTTTTAGGACTAATCTTTGTCTATCTGTTTTTCCCCATTGTGGCTACTCTTCTATTCTCAATAGCAACTAGCTGGAGTACCACAATTTTGCCTGAGGGATATACATTGTCCTATTATAAGCTGCTCTTCAGCAGTCCGGAGTTTGGGCATGCTTTATTAAGAACCGTCAACGTGAGTTTTGCCACCGTAATATTGTCAATAATGATTATCATACCGTCAATGTACCTGGCGATTGTTTATTATCCAAGTCTAGAGAAGCTCTTTGAAATTTTGTCAATTTTGCCTTTTGCCATGCCTGGAGTTATTCTAGCCATTGGGTTAATTCAAATGTATTCGAGAGGGCCCCTGCAGATTACTAATACTCCCTGGATTCTGATTGGTTCTTATTTTGTCTTGATTTTACCTTTTATGTATCAGGCGACTAAAAATAGTTTCAGAACCATTAATGTTAAGGCTTTGACCGAGGCCGCTATAATGCTGGGCTGTGGCAAACTAGAGACCTTTATCAAAATTATTTTCCCCAATGTTTTGAGAGGGGTTATTTCAGCTGCCTTGATTTCTGTCTCAGTGTTGTTTGGAGAATTTGTCCTGGCTAATTTATTGGTAGGTGACAACTATGAGACCATTCAGATATATTTATATAAGCTGCAAAAGGTTGACGGTCACTTAGCCAATGCCTTAGTAGCATCGTACTTTATGGTTATTTTGTTGATGTCGTTGATCTTGATTTGGCTGGCTTTTCGCCGGGAGACTAAGGTCAGAGGACAGAAGACTGAGGCAAGATAA